In the genome of Microcoleus vaginatus PCC 9802, the window TACTTCATTGCCCGAATCATTTGCCGTTTGTTGTGGTAGCGATAATGATGTTAAAATAGATGTTTCAGGATGTAAACTTTTATGATAAAAACGGCTGTAAAACTCTTCCATTACTGCTAGCAAATGGCTGCCCAGTCGAATCAGGCGCAGATATTGGAATTTGTGATTGTGGTTTTCGGAATCGGGATTTGCAGTCTCTAAATTAGCGATCTCGGTGCGTTCTAAGGGTGGCAGTCCGCAATCAATTTCTAATTGAGTTAAAAGTTTTTCTAGGGGTTGCCAAGGTGGGTTGACATAGCGGTATTGAATGCCGATCGGCACAATTAAAACTTTTTCAGTGCGTCCGGCTTTCAGCAAATCTTCAACGCACCAGAAACCCATTTGAGCAATTCCCGGTTCGAGGGGACTGACTATTTCATTGTGACCGTTGGTAGCGCCTTCTGGGGCGGCGGCGATCGGGAATTGGCTGTTGGCAAATAAATCGCGGGCCGATCGCAATCCGGCGCGATCGATTTTACCGCGAACAATCGGAGTGCCACCGAGTTGGGAATACAACCAGCCGACTCCCGCACCGGCCCACAGGGGAATACCGCGATCGTAGATAAAGTGGGAATGTACCGGAAATTGCAGGGGAATGCCTTTGGCGCGCGCTGCCTGGGGAACGAGTTTCCAAATTAGTTGTCCCAAACAGTAGGGATCGTCTGAGTTGGGGTGGCGGAAGGCTAGCAAGAAGCGAACTTTCTGATTTTGAAATTGGTGGAATAGTTCGGCGAGGGTTTCGACGTTTTCGGCTTGAACGTGGCTGATACTCGTCCGAAATCGCAGCCACCAGGGGAATATTTGCTTACAACCTTGCATCACTAGAGGGTTGTAGGCTGGGGGTATGAATTCCAGCGGCGGCTGAACTTGGCTAATTGAATTGGGCATTTTGCGATTTTAAATTTTAGATTTTAGATTTTAGATTACTAGGCTGCGGTAAAATTTTCCAATTTTTATGATGCTGAAGTTTTTTTTATTAACCGCAGAGGACACAGAGGACACGGAGGAAGAGAGGAGATAGCAAAGCGTGTCAATTTAATGTCAAAAGTATTACCCGTCTTGGATTGAATGTCATGTCCAGTCGATCGACCCCAATATTTTGGTCGGGGCAGGTTTACGGGATTTTTGGCTGATATTACAGATCGGGGGTGAACTAGCCCTGACAAGAATTACGATTATTTTACAGGACTAGATATGAAACCATCATCTTTTTTACCCCCCTGCCCTTGACAAGGGGGATGCGAGGGGGTCAGAAACTCGACTAAAAACGAGATTTCTCCTCAGTTTCAGCCTTCAACACAGATTTTTGCAATCCAAAATCTAAAGTCTAAAATCTAAAATCCTATTGTGCGGCTTCAAATATCATTTCCTGGAAGTTAATGACATCAGATCGCGGATCGCAGTGGGTGACTTTGACTTCTAGCCGATCGCCTATTGCGACCGATCGACCAAATCGCATTGCCAATTCTAAACCCAACTCTTCCAATAAAATCAATCCGAGATTGCTGTCTTCTCTCAGCCAGCGCAGCATTAAAGCTTCCCAAACTTCGTCTGGGTTGCGCCGCAAATATTCCAATCCCCAATAGCGGTTAGTTTGACGTTCGACTGTGGATGCTTCTTTAACTGCGGTGCCGAGGCACATCACAATGTCCTGTATTTCTTCAGCAGAAAAAGGCAGTGGTTCGCCCCGCAGGTGGGCTTTGATTTGGAAGTGAGTCAGCAAGTCGGTATAGCGGCGGATCGGGGAAGTAACTTGAGTGTATAATTCCAAACCCAAGCCGGCGTGGCGTCCGGGGGTGAGGCCCATTTCGCTGCGGGGCATACACCGACGCACGGCGCAAGCGCGGGCGGGGCCGGCAGGTACGGCCAGCAGTTCTTCATCGGGAGGGAGTTCGGGCTGCGGCTGATAGCGGTAGGGTATTGGCAGGCTGTGAGCTTGACCGTAGCGGCCGGCTAGTTCGCCGGCTAAAATCATCATTTCGGCTACTAGCATCCGGGCTGTGGAGTCGTCGATGACGTGGATTTTGATGTCGTCGCCGTTGACTTTGATGACTGATTCGGGCATGAAAATGCTGATTGCGCCTTGGGCTTCCCGCCATTTTTGCCGCAGTTTGGCCGCAGAGGCGATCGCTGCTATTTCCGGTTCTGCTTCGATTCCCAACTCCAGCATTTCGTCTACGTCATCGTAGGTCAAGCGGTAGGTGGGTTTTATGGTGCTGATGTGGATGCTGTAATCTTGAGCCGCGCCGATTTCGTCTAAGGTGACACTGAAGCTGAGCGCGCTGCACTCTTTGCCTTGAATTAAACTCATCGGCCCGGTTGCCAAAGCTGGGGGAAACATGGGAATCATTCCCGTTGGCAGGTAAACCGTAGTGGTGCGCTTTCTGGCTTCGAGGTCGAGTTCGTCTCCAGGGGAAAGCAAGCGGGTGGGATCGGCGATGTGTATCCACAGGCGCTGCTGGCCGTTTTCGAGGAATTCTAAGCTGAGGCCGTCGTCGATTTCGGTGGTGCTTTCGTCGTCGATCGTGTAAACCTTGAGGTGAGTTAAATCGAGACGATTTGTGTCGGAGTCGGCTGGGGGATTTTCTAGGCAGCGTTGGGCCACTTCTAATACCTTTGCGGAGAATTGTAGGGGAATTTGGCTGCGCCGCAAAAACAGGTTTTCGTGGCTACTCCACAGGCCGAGATCGACTAGGAGTTGAAATGCTGCTTCGGGGTTTTCGGACCGTTCTAAGCTGGCTAAAGTTTCTAAGGCCGGGGTGCGGTGCGTTGCTTCTTCTCCGAGGGTGGCAAAGCGTTCTAAAGCGTCGAGGCGAGTTCGATCGCTGTGTTCCCAATCTACATTTTCCCCTGCCAGCCGCTGTTTGACTCGATCCCAAAATCCTTGGGATTCTTGGTGTCGCTGCTGTTCTACTTCTTGCTGGTGTTTGATTTCGGCTACTTGGGCGGCCGGTCGCGGTTCGTAGCGATCGCCCTTTTGTTTGAAATACAGTTTGTCTGTTGATAGCAAACAGTAAGCCGCGTAACACTGGGCCGGACTGCGCTCGGAAAATAGCAGCATTGCCAGGGATTCGGGATCTGCTGTTTCTCCGTCACCGACTAAAAGTTCCCAAGCGACTTCCAAACTCGACGGATCTGAGTATGCTTCTACTTCTTTGAGAAATTTGGGAATATCGGAGGGTTTGTAAGTTTCTCCGACTACTTCGTAGGTGATTTGTTTGGGCGGTATGCTGTGCGGTTGACCGTTTTCGTCTACCACAACCCAGTTTTTCTTGCCGTCGGGGCGATCGGCAACTGCCAGACGGCGGTCGCCGTGCACT includes:
- a CDS encoding 1-acyl-sn-glycerol-3-phosphate acyltransferase, yielding MPNSISQVQPPLEFIPPAYNPLVMQGCKQIFPWWLRFRTSISHVQAENVETLAELFHQFQNQKVRFLLAFRHPNSDDPYCLGQLIWKLVPQAARAKGIPLQFPVHSHFIYDRGIPLWAGAGVGWLYSQLGGTPIVRGKIDRAGLRSARDLFANSQFPIAAAPEGATNGHNEIVSPLEPGIAQMGFWCVEDLLKAGRTEKVLIVPIGIQYRYVNPPWQPLEKLLTQLEIDCGLPPLERTEIANLETANPDSENHNHKFQYLRLIRLGSHLLAVMEEFYSRFYHKSLHPETSILTSLSLPQQTANDSGNEVMMARLKALLDVGLQVAEEYFNLKPKGSLIDRCRRVEQAGWEYIYREDIKDIAALSPLERGLADRLAEEASLRMWHMRLVESFVSVTGRYVAEQLTAERLAETTLLLWDVLARIKGGNPFGRPKLGKQQVQMTVGEPISVSHRWDRYQTSRRLAVAELTQDLQSALEAMIKS
- a CDS encoding RNB domain-containing ribonuclease — its product is MEKGTLVEFRVHGDRRLAVADRPDGKKNWVVVDENGQPHSIPPKQITYEVVGETYKPSDIPKFLKEVEAYSDPSSLEVAWELLVGDGETADPESLAMLLFSERSPAQCYAAYCLLSTDKLYFKQKGDRYEPRPAAQVAEIKHQQEVEQQRHQESQGFWDRVKQRLAGENVDWEHSDRTRLDALERFATLGEEATHRTPALETLASLERSENPEAAFQLLVDLGLWSSHENLFLRRSQIPLQFSAKVLEVAQRCLENPPADSDTNRLDLTHLKVYTIDDESTTEIDDGLSLEFLENGQQRLWIHIADPTRLLSPGDELDLEARKRTTTVYLPTGMIPMFPPALATGPMSLIQGKECSALSFSVTLDEIGAAQDYSIHISTIKPTYRLTYDDVDEMLELGIEAEPEIAAIASAAKLRQKWREAQGAISIFMPESVIKVNGDDIKIHVIDDSTARMLVAEMMILAGELAGRYGQAHSLPIPYRYQPQPELPPDEELLAVPAGPARACAVRRCMPRSEMGLTPGRHAGLGLELYTQVTSPIRRYTDLLTHFQIKAHLRGEPLPFSAEEIQDIVMCLGTAVKEASTVERQTNRYWGLEYLRRNPDEVWEALMLRWLREDSNLGLILLEELGLELAMRFGRSVAIGDRLEVKVTHCDPRSDVINFQEMIFEAAQ